In Leuconostocaceae bacterium ESL0723, the following proteins share a genomic window:
- a CDS encoding zinc-binding dehydrogenase, producing the protein MKEAIFVKPGLVEAQEVAKPKIQKDDDVIIHVVKACVCGSDLWAYRGLDDKPENSDNGGHEAIGIVEETGSAITTVKKGDFVIAPFTHGCGHCAACLASFDGSCQSHDDNISSANQAEYIRFQHGDWALVKVPGQPSDYTPAMINSFLTLADVMPTGYHAARTANVQVGDTAVVIGDGAVGLCGVIAAKLRGAKQIIIMSRHEDRQKLALEFGATDVVAERGEAGEKAIMELTHGSGADAVLECVGSEQSNQTAVNVARPGAHIGRVGLPHGQGADAAQVFFNNVSISGGIASVTTYDKGVLLQAVLNGDINPGKVFTHEYNLDNINQAYQDMTDRKTIKAAVDVAPA; encoded by the coding sequence ATGAAAGAAGCAATTTTTGTTAAACCCGGCCTTGTTGAGGCCCAAGAAGTCGCCAAGCCTAAGATTCAAAAAGACGATGACGTGATTATCCATGTCGTTAAGGCCTGCGTCTGTGGCTCGGATCTCTGGGCCTACCGTGGCTTGGATGATAAGCCTGAAAACAGTGACAACGGTGGCCACGAAGCCATCGGGATTGTTGAAGAAACTGGCTCAGCTATTACCACGGTGAAGAAGGGGGACTTTGTGATTGCGCCCTTTACCCACGGCTGCGGTCACTGTGCCGCCTGCCTGGCCAGCTTTGATGGTAGTTGCCAATCCCACGATGACAACATTAGTTCTGCCAATCAGGCTGAATATATCCGCTTCCAGCACGGCGACTGGGCCCTAGTAAAGGTCCCTGGTCAGCCTAGTGACTACACACCAGCCATGATTAACTCCTTCCTGACCCTGGCCGATGTCATGCCAACTGGCTATCACGCCGCTCGAACGGCTAACGTCCAAGTAGGGGACACGGCCGTAGTCATTGGTGATGGAGCCGTTGGTCTCTGTGGCGTTATTGCCGCTAAATTGCGCGGTGCTAAGCAGATTATTATCATGAGCCGTCATGAAGACCGGCAAAAGCTAGCCCTGGAGTTCGGTGCTACTGACGTGGTTGCCGAACGTGGTGAAGCCGGTGAAAAGGCCATCATGGAACTGACTCATGGCAGTGGGGCCGACGCTGTTTTGGAGTGTGTTGGTTCGGAACAATCTAATCAGACAGCTGTTAACGTAGCTCGTCCCGGCGCCCACATTGGCCGGGTTGGCCTGCCTCACGGACAGGGTGCTGATGCGGCCCAGGTCTTTTTCAACAACGTTTCCATCTCTGGTGGGATTGCTTCCGTGACGACCTATGACAAGGGCGTTTTGCTCCAGGCCGTCTTAAACGGTGACATCAACCCCGGTAAGGTCTTCACCCACGAATACAACCTGGACAACATTAACCAGGCTTATCAAGACATGACTGACCGCAAGACCATCAAGGCTGCAGTCGATGTAGCGCCAGCCTAA
- a CDS encoding alcohol dehydrogenase catalytic domain-containing protein: MKETIFVKPGLVAVQDSEKPKIKAADDAIIHVLKTCVCGSDLWTYRGLDEKAENSQNHGHEAIGIVEETGSAVATVKPGDFVIAPFTHGCGHCAACLAGYEGSCLSHTDNFSRGVQAEYIRYQHANWALVKIPGQPSDYTPAMINSFLALSDVMPTGYHAARTGNVQVGDTAVVIGDGAVGLCGVISAKLRGAKQIIIMSRHEDRQKLALEFGATDVVAERGEAGEKAVLDLTHGSGADAVLECVGSEQSNQTAVAIARPGAHVGRVGLPHGQGADPAQIFYKNVAIAGGIASPTTYDKDILLHAVLNGDINPGKVFTKEYPLADINTAYQDMADRKTIKAAIDTEPAAG, from the coding sequence ATGAAAGAAACCATCTTCGTGAAGCCCGGCCTAGTGGCCGTCCAAGACAGTGAAAAGCCAAAGATTAAGGCCGCTGATGACGCCATCATCCATGTTTTGAAAACCTGTGTCTGTGGGTCTGATTTGTGGACCTACCGGGGCCTGGATGAAAAGGCGGAAAACAGTCAAAATCACGGCCACGAAGCCATTGGCATCGTGGAGGAAACTGGCTCAGCGGTGGCGACCGTTAAGCCCGGTGACTTTGTGATTGCACCCTTTACGCATGGCTGTGGTCACTGTGCGGCCTGTTTGGCCGGTTATGAAGGTAGCTGTCTCTCCCATACGGACAACTTCAGCCGCGGTGTCCAAGCCGAATATATTCGCTATCAGCATGCGAACTGGGCCCTGGTTAAGATTCCCGGCCAGCCCAGCGATTACACGCCAGCTATGATTAACTCCTTCCTGGCCCTGTCTGATGTGATGCCCACTGGTTACCACGCCGCCCGCACTGGCAATGTCCAGGTAGGGGATACGGCCGTAGTGATTGGTGACGGTGCCGTTGGCCTTTGCGGCGTGATTTCAGCTAAGTTGCGTGGCGCTAAGCAAATCATTATCATGAGCCGGCACGAAGACCGGCAGAAGCTGGCCCTTGAATTTGGGGCAACTGATGTAGTCGCTGAGCGTGGTGAAGCTGGTGAAAAAGCCGTCTTAGACCTGACTCACGGTAGTGGGGCCGATGCCGTTTTGGAGTGTGTCGGTTCGGAACAATCCAACCAGACTGCCGTGGCGATTGCCCGTCCCGGTGCTCACGTTGGGCGGGTTGGTTTACCCCATGGTCAGGGCGCTGATCCAGCTCAGATTTTCTACAAGAACGTGGCGATTGCCGGTGGCATTGCTTCGCCAACTACTTATGACAAGGACATTCTGCTTCATGCCGTCCTAAACGGTGACATTAACCCCGGTAAGGTCTTTACCAAGGAATATCCACTAGCAGACATTAATACGGCCTACCAGGACATGGCTGACCGCAAGACCATCAAGGCGGCCATTGACACGGAACCGGCCGCTGGTTAG
- a CDS encoding YjjG family noncanonical pyrimidine nucleotidase — protein MYKYLIFDLDDTVLDFTGGEVAGIEKIFSDAWGLSGTALDEAVATYQKINHELWHQYEKDEIPRQQIFETRFPKTLAALGRTGDADQMEKDYAYLRNHNFLVVDQAKELLQELSRKYTLIAGTNGQADAQRLRLRETGLGQYFTQIYTSEDVGYSKPDTGFYDPIFRNNPDMRSDNTLMIGDGLYSDILGGQNYQLDTAWINRRGLKAPAEIQPTYEVEKLADLYPILK, from the coding sequence ATGTACAAGTACTTAATTTTTGATTTGGATGATACGGTCTTAGATTTCACCGGTGGTGAAGTGGCCGGGATTGAGAAGATTTTCTCCGATGCCTGGGGCCTGTCGGGTACCGCTTTAGATGAAGCCGTGGCTACCTACCAAAAGATTAACCACGAGCTCTGGCACCAGTACGAAAAAGACGAAATCCCCCGCCAGCAAATCTTTGAAACCCGCTTTCCTAAGACCTTAGCAGCCCTAGGCCGCACTGGTGATGCTGACCAGATGGAGAAGGATTACGCCTATCTCCGTAATCATAACTTCCTAGTGGTGGACCAGGCCAAGGAATTGCTGCAGGAACTCAGTCGCAAGTACACCCTGATTGCCGGCACCAACGGCCAGGCTGATGCCCAGCGGCTGCGCCTGCGCGAAACCGGTCTGGGTCAGTACTTCACCCAGATTTACACTTCCGAAGATGTTGGCTATTCTAAGCCTGATACTGGTTTTTATGACCCCATCTTCCGCAACAATCCGGACATGCGTTCCGATAACACTTTAATGATTGGCGATGGCCTGTATTCTGATATTCTGGGTGGTCAAAATTACCAGCTAGATACGGCCTGGATTAATCGACGGGGACTGAAAGCCCCGGCCGAAATTCAGCCAACCTATGAAGTTGAAAAGTTGGCCGATTTATACCCAATTTTGAAATGA
- a CDS encoding putative sulfate exporter family transporter produces MKITKKHWLGIIVVLVISLLAQFLAIYLPQLGAESIAMIVGIVLGNTLFTADRYGAGVKWSEKYPIEMGIALLGATLTLKTLAGLGLNGIAYIIVNMAAVIGIVYVLGRYVFKVDLHSTMLMGAGNAVCGSSAIAAVAPVIGAKDDDRRTAVATVSLTGMILLLTLPGLSHLIFGHNDFLTGALVGGTVQSVGQVVGTAALINGNVVTYATLFKLLRVIMLVFVVLLFGYISHRQTASEERAEVKKAKVTILPWYIIVFAILIVVNSVITLPNLIHQTSHTLSSFFGVVNLAAIGLNLKWTTIKKSGVKFLSYGFLVGLVQVILAIILIHIFLG; encoded by the coding sequence ATGAAAATTACGAAAAAACACTGGCTGGGGATTATTGTCGTCCTAGTCATTTCTCTACTGGCGCAGTTCTTGGCCATCTACCTGCCACAGTTAGGGGCGGAAAGTATCGCCATGATTGTGGGGATTGTCCTGGGGAACACGCTCTTTACCGCCGACCGTTACGGGGCCGGCGTCAAGTGGTCTGAAAAATACCCGATTGAAATGGGGATTGCGCTTCTAGGGGCGACTTTGACGCTGAAGACCCTGGCAGGCCTGGGCCTAAACGGGATTGCCTACATCATCGTTAACATGGCGGCCGTAATCGGGATTGTCTATGTCCTGGGACGCTATGTCTTTAAGGTGGATCTGCACAGTACGATGTTAATGGGGGCCGGGAATGCGGTCTGTGGTTCCAGTGCCATTGCGGCCGTCGCACCGGTAATTGGTGCAAAGGACGATGACCGTCGGACTGCGGTGGCCACGGTTTCCTTGACCGGTATGATCTTACTGCTGACGCTGCCTGGTCTTTCCCACCTGATTTTTGGTCATAATGACTTCCTCACCGGGGCCCTGGTCGGTGGTACCGTCCAATCCGTCGGTCAAGTGGTTGGAACGGCGGCCTTGATTAACGGCAACGTCGTGACCTATGCCACGCTCTTTAAGCTGCTGCGGGTCATCATGCTGGTCTTTGTAGTACTCTTATTTGGCTACATCAGCCACCGGCAAACTGCCAGTGAAGAACGGGCGGAAGTAAAAAAGGCCAAGGTTACGATTCTGCCTTGGTACATCATTGTCTTTGCCATCTTAATCGTGGTCAATTCAGTAATTACTCTGCCGAATCTAATCCACCAAACCAGCCACACCCTGAGCTCCTTCTTTGGCGTGGTGAACCTGGCCGCTATTGGCTTGAACCTGAAGTGGACCACCATCAAGAAGAGTGGGGTTAAGTTCCTCAGCTACGGCTTCCTGGTTGGTCTGGTCCAGGTAATCCTGGCCATTATCTTAATCCATATTTTCTTGGGCTGA
- the cysE gene encoding serine O-acetyltransferase, whose product MKFEMVDNFISRDPALNHRYQVLLFHPGYRAVKSHRRAHYLWQHGYRFLALWLANRSRHRTGIEIHPGAQIGRNLMIDHGQGVVIGQYVIIGNDVTIYQGVTLGSRGGQGTNRHPIVGDRCLIGAGAKILGAIRLGQDSKVGANAVVLSHVPAGKTVVGVPARLASKDAQTPLSNERMYII is encoded by the coding sequence ATGAAATTCGAAATGGTCGACAATTTCATTAGCCGTGATCCGGCCTTAAACCACCGCTACCAGGTGCTTCTCTTTCACCCTGGTTACCGGGCGGTCAAGAGCCACCGGCGGGCCCACTACCTTTGGCAGCATGGGTACCGCTTTTTAGCGCTGTGGTTAGCCAACCGCAGCCGCCACAGGACTGGAATTGAAATCCATCCCGGTGCCCAAATCGGCCGCAATCTGATGATTGACCACGGCCAGGGGGTTGTGATTGGCCAATACGTAATCATTGGCAACGATGTGACCATTTACCAGGGCGTGACCCTGGGTTCTCGTGGCGGCCAGGGGACTAACCGCCATCCCATTGTGGGGGACCGATGTCTGATTGGGGCTGGGGCAAAGATTCTCGGCGCCATCCGGCTCGGTCAGGATAGCAAGGTTGGCGCGAACGCCGTCGTCTTGTCCCACGTACCTGCTGGAAAAACTGTCGTCGGTGTGCCAGCCCGGCTAGCATCCAAGGATGCGCAAACACCACTGAGTAACGAACGGATGTATATTATTTAG
- the cysK gene encoding cysteine synthase A — protein sequence MTADILDLIGHTPVVPLSQDLVGDQAATVYVKLEYFNPFGSVKDRVAYQLVKIAEESGQLKPGQTLIEATSGNTGIALAAVGAAKGYPVTIVMPDSMSAERKQLVKAYGATLIETPAADGMKGALAVVKDLVEKKGYLEAGQFYNQANPQAHYEGTGPEIKDFFHGVPDAFVAGIGTGGTITGAGKYLREQGDLKIVAVEPAGSPILEGGQPGPHKIQGIGAGFVPEVLDTKIYDQVIGISNEDAADTARTLASKQALLLGYSSGAVVAAAIQVAKDLGPGKKVLAVTADNGERYLSTNLYQ from the coding sequence ATGACAGCAGACATTTTAGATTTAATCGGTCACACCCCGGTTGTACCACTTTCCCAGGACCTAGTTGGCGACCAAGCCGCCACCGTTTACGTTAAACTCGAGTACTTCAACCCCTTTGGCTCGGTCAAGGACCGGGTGGCCTATCAGCTGGTTAAAATTGCTGAAGAAAGCGGCCAGTTAAAGCCCGGTCAAACCTTGATTGAAGCCACCTCTGGTAACACGGGTATCGCGCTCGCAGCCGTTGGCGCCGCTAAGGGTTATCCGGTGACGATTGTCATGCCTGATTCCATGTCAGCGGAGCGTAAGCAACTGGTGAAGGCTTATGGGGCAACCTTGATTGAGACACCCGCTGCTGATGGCATGAAGGGCGCCTTGGCCGTGGTTAAGGACCTGGTCGAAAAGAAAGGCTACTTGGAAGCTGGTCAGTTCTACAACCAGGCTAACCCACAAGCACACTATGAGGGGACTGGTCCAGAAATTAAGGACTTCTTCCACGGTGTGCCCGACGCCTTTGTGGCCGGAATTGGGACTGGCGGTACCATTACTGGTGCCGGCAAGTACCTCCGCGAGCAAGGCGACTTAAAGATTGTGGCCGTTGAGCCAGCCGGATCACCAATTCTAGAAGGGGGCCAACCGGGACCCCATAAGATTCAGGGAATTGGCGCTGGTTTTGTGCCCGAGGTCTTAGACACTAAGATTTATGACCAGGTCATCGGTATCAGCAATGAAGATGCCGCTGATACTGCCCGGACCTTGGCCAGCAAGCAGGCCCTGCTCCTGGGTTATTCTTCCGGTGCAGTAGTTGCAGCGGCCATCCAGGTCGCTAAAGACTTAGGGCCAGGTAAAAAGGTTCTAGCTGTCACCGCTGATAACGGCGAGCGTTACCTTTCAACGAACTTATACCAGTAA
- a CDS encoding DMT family transporter yields the protein MNVKKGFAYAIIGSIFWGTAGTVAEYIFTRTPVSPLWLVALRLLMAGLLLLVWYQLTSKQSILAIWRSRSATKALLLFAALGMLPSQLAYFMAIRYGNAATATVLQFLGPMFIVIFLALKRRHWPSVIETSTVLIALIGTVLLVTDGRFDHLSLAPLALIWGLIAALAQAAYTLLPGRLVKDYDGRLVVGWAMFIGSIPMLPFLFVTPVHHLSVPGLAAIGFVIIFGTMLSYLFYISSTKYIQPAITGMLSSFEPLTATLLSTAFLNTHLMALQIVGGLLIISTAFVNFFKKEQQ from the coding sequence ATGAACGTTAAAAAGGGTTTCGCCTACGCCATTATCGGCAGTATCTTTTGGGGAACAGCCGGCACGGTGGCCGAGTACATCTTTACCCGCACGCCGGTTTCACCGTTATGGCTAGTGGCCCTGCGCCTGTTGATGGCAGGCTTGCTGTTACTGGTCTGGTACCAGCTAACCAGCAAACAATCAATCTTAGCTATCTGGCGCAGCCGTTCGGCCACCAAGGCTCTTTTGCTCTTTGCGGCACTGGGTATGCTGCCATCTCAGCTGGCTTACTTCATGGCGATTCGTTACGGTAATGCGGCTACGGCTACCGTCTTACAGTTTTTAGGACCGATGTTTATCGTCATTTTCCTGGCCTTAAAAAGGCGGCACTGGCCCAGTGTCATTGAAACTAGCACCGTCCTAATTGCCCTGATTGGGACCGTCTTGTTAGTCACCGATGGGCGCTTTGACCATCTGAGTCTGGCACCACTGGCCCTGATTTGGGGGTTAATTGCTGCCCTGGCGCAAGCAGCTTACACACTCTTACCGGGTCGTCTCGTTAAAGATTATGACGGTCGCTTAGTGGTGGGCTGGGCGATGTTTATTGGTTCAATCCCGATGCTACCGTTTCTCTTCGTTACGCCGGTTCATCATCTATCAGTCCCAGGACTGGCGGCCATCGGCTTTGTCATTATCTTTGGTACGATGCTGTCCTATCTCTTCTATATCAGCAGTACCAAGTACATTCAACCGGCCATTACTGGCATGCTGAGTTCCTTTGAACCACTGACCGCCACATTGCTGTCGACGGCCTTCCTAAATACGCATCTGATGGCCTTACAAATCGTCGGTGGACTCTTGATTATTTCCACCGCCTTTGTCAATTTTTTCAAAAAAGAACAGCAATAA
- a CDS encoding DUF1003 domain-containing protein, translating into MTNPNKKLYCLVDNHEYDLLDGNFIHELDPYVKALVKKDYADIDENSFICNEHLLHYRLRKMDTIIKNDISENRSINKRMNELLSEDNYKIVDVEKQLETTLTMGQRIADAVARFGGSWPFVLSFVGVMVVWVVINVARPFGADFDPYPFILLNLFLSMVAAIQAPLIMMSQNRASSYDRMESRNDYHVNLKSEEEIRLLHDKIDHLIQQDQPNNLEIQKMQMEMLASINTQLAQMKKEQDADKAQAEKNHQD; encoded by the coding sequence ATGACAAATCCAAATAAAAAATTATATTGCCTGGTAGACAACCATGAATATGATCTCTTGGATGGTAATTTCATCCATGAATTGGACCCCTACGTGAAGGCCCTCGTTAAAAAAGACTATGCTGATATAGATGAAAATAGTTTCATATGTAATGAGCACCTCCTCCACTACCGCCTCCGCAAAATGGACACCATTATCAAGAATGATATTTCTGAGAACCGGTCCATTAACAAGCGGATGAACGAGCTGCTCAGCGAAGACAATTATAAGATTGTCGATGTTGAAAAACAGCTGGAAACGACCCTGACCATGGGACAACGGATTGCCGACGCCGTCGCCCGCTTTGGCGGTAGCTGGCCCTTCGTGCTTTCCTTTGTTGGTGTTATGGTGGTTTGGGTGGTCATCAACGTGGCCCGTCCCTTCGGCGCTGACTTTGACCCCTACCCCTTCATCCTGCTTAACCTCTTCTTGAGTATGGTGGCCGCGATTCAAGCGCCCCTAATCATGATGAGCCAGAACCGGGCCAGCAGCTATGATCGGATGGAGTCACGAAACGACTACCACGTTAATTTAAAGTCTGAAGAAGAAATTCGTCTCCTCCACGACAAGATTGACCACCTGATTCAACAGGATCAACCTAATAATCTGGAAATTCAAAAGATGCAGATGGAGATGCTAGCCTCGATTAACACTCAGTTAGCCCAAATGAAAAAAGAACAAGACGCTGATAAAGCTCAGGCCGAAAAAAACCACCAGGATTAA